In a single window of the Melanotaenia boesemani isolate fMelBoe1 chromosome 22, fMelBoe1.pri, whole genome shotgun sequence genome:
- the ankrd6b gene encoding ankyrin repeat domain-containing protein 6b isoform X2, whose amino-acid sequence MASSGLEWDPLECPLVGLPSECKSLFPTDSEDPDLWLCPVHSLWSVSSATGCSTSSGTGGSSRGKLKQQEEEGRRQAGTESGGSERVKEGEQTALHRAAVVGNSDVVRALIQEGCALDRQDKDGNAALHEVSWHGFSQSVKLLVKAGANVHAKNKAGNTALHLACQNGHAQSSKVLLLGGSRPDSKNHAGDTCLHVAARYNHVATIRILLGAFCSVSDKNLVGDTPLHVAAALNHKKTVHLLLEAGADSHICNNAGQTALDQARDHNNPEVALLLTKAPQVQSFVRGRSVRKRRDKLKAEGRAQSVPRGEMLPCKDSPSGADDSQSSDRAACRRAEPTQSSTRKGKTRKQKEKPSLSDPLRRRETRHSEAIHKRKSKLQGAFPHSSVPPHNYKAYQLYTLYRGKDGKIMQAPLNGCRCEPLINKLENQLEATKEEMKTEILTVQDLMNNKMGQLDRKNIHQIRALDKMMVERVSAERSECLQRMEEWALQERLEAEKRQASLVSDLKSWCLSKLQNMEFRITRDPGTTKLQRCSSLSEGLNKVGRDDHTLPPAEQVCTDLHNNPTLLESGQEEPSVADSGTASHYFVVHVESSPDADKAHKEEVTSLAAAKSPLSSVQVVRPKERPVISAEALRKKPDLQSVEESGGGRHRASSLSPSTERRCSSKTEAGLRDRERGRGRGRHHKKHSQTRTRSKGHAGVRTLEVFGDQPSGSSFVQERDNMHAMEVTQYFFEAVSTQMERWYERKVQEARWQADQRAQADKAALVERIAYLEDELRMLRTNPHNDC is encoded by the exons ATGGCCTCCAGTGGCCTTGAATGGGATCCTCTGGAGTGCCCACTCGTGGGTCTGCCTTCAGAATGCAAGTCCCTCTTTCCCACAGACAGTGAAGACCCAGACCTCTGGCTCTGCCCAGTTCACTCTCTTTGGTCAGTGAGCTCTgcaacaggctgcagtacatcctCCGGGACAGGGGGGAGCAGCAGAGGCAAACtaaagcagcaggaggaggagggaagaagACAGGCTGGAACAGAGTCTGGAGGATCAGAGAGAGTAAAGGAG GGAGAACAGACTGCTCTGCATCGTGCTGCTGTGGTGGGAAACAGCGACGTTGTCAGAGCTCTCATCCAGGAAGGATGCGCCCTGGACAGGCAGGATAAG GACGGCAACGCGGCCCTTCATGAGGTTTCCTGGCACGGTTTCAGTCAGTCCGTCAAACTGCTGGTGAAGGCTGGAGCCAACGTCCACGCCAAAAACAAG GCTGGGAACACAGCGCTCCACCTTGCATGCCAGAATGGTCACGCTCAGAGCTCCAAGGTTCTGCTCCTGGGAGGCTCCAGGCCCGACAGCAAGAACCAT GCAGGTGATACGTGTCTGCATGTGGCCGCTCGCTACAACCACGTGGCGACGATCCGGATCCTGCTGGGAGCGTTCTGCTCCGTCTCCGACAAGAACCTG GTCGGGGATACTCCGCTACATGTGGCCGCCGCTCTGAATCATAAGAAGACTGTCCATCTGCTGCTGGAGGCTGGAGCAGACAGTCACATCTGCAACAAT GCAGGTCAGACAGCCTTGGACCAGGCTAGAGATCACAACAACCCAGAGGTGGCTCTTCTTCTCACCAAAGCTCCTCAG GTCCAGAGCTTTGTGCGTGGAAGGAGTGTGAGGAAGAGGCGGGACAAGCTGAAGGCAGAAGGCAGGGCTCAGTCGGTTCCCAGAGGTGAAATGTTACCCTGCAAG GACAGCCCATCTGGTGCAGACGACAGCCAGAGCAGCgacagagcagcctgcaggcgaGCCGAGCCGACCCAGTCCAGCACCAGGAAGGGCAAGACCcggaagcagaaagaaaag CCCTCGTTGTCCGACCCTCTTCGTCGCAGAGAGACCAGGCACAGTGAAGCCATTCACAAAAGGAAAAGTAAGCTGCAAGGAGCATTTCCTCATTCATCAGTGCCTCCACACAACTATAAAGCTTATCAGCTCTACACGCTGTACCGTGGCAAAGATGGCAAGATCATGCAG GCTCCTCTGAATGGCTGCCGCTGTGAACCTCTCATTAATAAACTGGAAAACCAGCTGGAGGCCACCAAGGAGGAAATGAAGACTGAGATCCTCACTGTTCAAGACCTGATGAACAACAAGATGGGCCAGCTGGACCGCAAGAACATACACCAG ATCCGAGCTCTGGATAAGATGATGGTGGAGAGGGTGTCTGCAGAGAGGAGCGAGTGTCTGCAGAGGATGGAGGAGTGGGCCCTGCAGGAGCGACTGGAGGCTGAGAAGAGACAG GCGTCTCTAGTCAGTGACCTGAAGAGCTGGTGTTTGTCCAAACTGCAGAACATGGAGTTTCGCATCACCAGGGACCCCGGCACCACCAAGCTCCAGCGCTGCTCCTCTCTATCTGAAGGTCTGAACAAAGTAGGCAGAGACGACCACACCCTGCCTCCTGCTGAACAGGTCTGCACAGATCTCCACAACAACCCTACGCTCCTGGAATCTGGCCAAGAGGAGCCCAGTGTGGCGGACAGCGGAACAGCCAGCCACTACTTTGTGGTTCATGTGGAAAGCTCTCCAG ATGCTGATAAGGCTCATAAAGAGGAAGTTACCTCTCTAGCAGCAGCAAAGAGCCCACTGTCCTCCGTCCAGGTGGTTCGGCCAAAGGAGCGTCCAGTGATCTCTGCAGAGGCCCTGAGGAAGAAGCCGGACCTGCAGAGCGTGGAGGAGAGTGGGGGAGGCcgccacagagccagcagcctgTCTCCATCCACAGAGCGGCGCTGCAGCAGCAAGACCGAAGCAGGGCTCAGAGACCGGGAACGTGGCCGCGGCAGAGGCAGGCACCACAAGAAGCACTCCCAGACCAGGACTAGGTCCAAAGGGCATGCAGGGGTCAGGACCCTGGAGGTTTTTGGAGACCAGCCCAGTGGATCCTCCTTTGTTCAGGAGAGGGACAACATGCATGCTATGGAAGTGACCCAGTACTTCTTCGAGGCGGTGTCAACGCAGATGGAGCGCTGGTACGAGAGGAAGGTGCAGGAGGCTCGCTGGCAGGCCGATCAGAGGGCTCAGGCTGATAAAGCTGCTCTGGTGGAGAGGATCGCGTATTTAGAGGATGAGCTGCGCATGCTGAGGACTAACCCACACAATGACTGCTAA
- the ankrd6b gene encoding ankyrin repeat domain-containing protein 6b isoform X1 has translation MASSGLEWDPLECPLVGLPSECKSLFPTDSEDPDLWLCPVHSLWSVSSATGCSTSSGTGGSSRGKLKQQEEEGRRQAGTESGGSERVKEGEQTALHRAAVVGNSDVVRALIQEGCALDRQDKDGNAALHEVSWHGFSQSVKLLVKAGANVHAKNKAGNTALHLACQNGHAQSSKVLLLGGSRPDSKNHAGDTCLHVAARYNHVATIRILLGAFCSVSDKNLVGDTPLHVAAALNHKKTVHLLLEAGADSHICNNAGQTALDQARDHNNPEVALLLTKAPQVQSFVRGRSVRKRRDKLKAEGRAQSVPRGEMLPCKDSPSGADDSQSSDRAACRRAEPTQSSTRKGKTRKQKEKPSLSDPLRRRETRHSEAIHKRKSKLQGAFPHSSVPPHNYKAYQLYTLYRGKDGKIMQAPLNGCRCEPLINKLENQLEATKEEMKTEILTVQDLMNNKMGQLDRKNIHQIRALDKMMVERVSAERSECLQRMEEWALQERLEAEKRQQASLVSDLKSWCLSKLQNMEFRITRDPGTTKLQRCSSLSEGLNKVGRDDHTLPPAEQVCTDLHNNPTLLESGQEEPSVADSGTASHYFVVHVESSPDADKAHKEEVTSLAAAKSPLSSVQVVRPKERPVISAEALRKKPDLQSVEESGGGRHRASSLSPSTERRCSSKTEAGLRDRERGRGRGRHHKKHSQTRTRSKGHAGVRTLEVFGDQPSGSSFVQERDNMHAMEVTQYFFEAVSTQMERWYERKVQEARWQADQRAQADKAALVERIAYLEDELRMLRTNPHNDC, from the exons ATGGCCTCCAGTGGCCTTGAATGGGATCCTCTGGAGTGCCCACTCGTGGGTCTGCCTTCAGAATGCAAGTCCCTCTTTCCCACAGACAGTGAAGACCCAGACCTCTGGCTCTGCCCAGTTCACTCTCTTTGGTCAGTGAGCTCTgcaacaggctgcagtacatcctCCGGGACAGGGGGGAGCAGCAGAGGCAAACtaaagcagcaggaggaggagggaagaagACAGGCTGGAACAGAGTCTGGAGGATCAGAGAGAGTAAAGGAG GGAGAACAGACTGCTCTGCATCGTGCTGCTGTGGTGGGAAACAGCGACGTTGTCAGAGCTCTCATCCAGGAAGGATGCGCCCTGGACAGGCAGGATAAG GACGGCAACGCGGCCCTTCATGAGGTTTCCTGGCACGGTTTCAGTCAGTCCGTCAAACTGCTGGTGAAGGCTGGAGCCAACGTCCACGCCAAAAACAAG GCTGGGAACACAGCGCTCCACCTTGCATGCCAGAATGGTCACGCTCAGAGCTCCAAGGTTCTGCTCCTGGGAGGCTCCAGGCCCGACAGCAAGAACCAT GCAGGTGATACGTGTCTGCATGTGGCCGCTCGCTACAACCACGTGGCGACGATCCGGATCCTGCTGGGAGCGTTCTGCTCCGTCTCCGACAAGAACCTG GTCGGGGATACTCCGCTACATGTGGCCGCCGCTCTGAATCATAAGAAGACTGTCCATCTGCTGCTGGAGGCTGGAGCAGACAGTCACATCTGCAACAAT GCAGGTCAGACAGCCTTGGACCAGGCTAGAGATCACAACAACCCAGAGGTGGCTCTTCTTCTCACCAAAGCTCCTCAG GTCCAGAGCTTTGTGCGTGGAAGGAGTGTGAGGAAGAGGCGGGACAAGCTGAAGGCAGAAGGCAGGGCTCAGTCGGTTCCCAGAGGTGAAATGTTACCCTGCAAG GACAGCCCATCTGGTGCAGACGACAGCCAGAGCAGCgacagagcagcctgcaggcgaGCCGAGCCGACCCAGTCCAGCACCAGGAAGGGCAAGACCcggaagcagaaagaaaag CCCTCGTTGTCCGACCCTCTTCGTCGCAGAGAGACCAGGCACAGTGAAGCCATTCACAAAAGGAAAAGTAAGCTGCAAGGAGCATTTCCTCATTCATCAGTGCCTCCACACAACTATAAAGCTTATCAGCTCTACACGCTGTACCGTGGCAAAGATGGCAAGATCATGCAG GCTCCTCTGAATGGCTGCCGCTGTGAACCTCTCATTAATAAACTGGAAAACCAGCTGGAGGCCACCAAGGAGGAAATGAAGACTGAGATCCTCACTGTTCAAGACCTGATGAACAACAAGATGGGCCAGCTGGACCGCAAGAACATACACCAG ATCCGAGCTCTGGATAAGATGATGGTGGAGAGGGTGTCTGCAGAGAGGAGCGAGTGTCTGCAGAGGATGGAGGAGTGGGCCCTGCAGGAGCGACTGGAGGCTGAGAAGAGACAG CAGGCGTCTCTAGTCAGTGACCTGAAGAGCTGGTGTTTGTCCAAACTGCAGAACATGGAGTTTCGCATCACCAGGGACCCCGGCACCACCAAGCTCCAGCGCTGCTCCTCTCTATCTGAAGGTCTGAACAAAGTAGGCAGAGACGACCACACCCTGCCTCCTGCTGAACAGGTCTGCACAGATCTCCACAACAACCCTACGCTCCTGGAATCTGGCCAAGAGGAGCCCAGTGTGGCGGACAGCGGAACAGCCAGCCACTACTTTGTGGTTCATGTGGAAAGCTCTCCAG ATGCTGATAAGGCTCATAAAGAGGAAGTTACCTCTCTAGCAGCAGCAAAGAGCCCACTGTCCTCCGTCCAGGTGGTTCGGCCAAAGGAGCGTCCAGTGATCTCTGCAGAGGCCCTGAGGAAGAAGCCGGACCTGCAGAGCGTGGAGGAGAGTGGGGGAGGCcgccacagagccagcagcctgTCTCCATCCACAGAGCGGCGCTGCAGCAGCAAGACCGAAGCAGGGCTCAGAGACCGGGAACGTGGCCGCGGCAGAGGCAGGCACCACAAGAAGCACTCCCAGACCAGGACTAGGTCCAAAGGGCATGCAGGGGTCAGGACCCTGGAGGTTTTTGGAGACCAGCCCAGTGGATCCTCCTTTGTTCAGGAGAGGGACAACATGCATGCTATGGAAGTGACCCAGTACTTCTTCGAGGCGGTGTCAACGCAGATGGAGCGCTGGTACGAGAGGAAGGTGCAGGAGGCTCGCTGGCAGGCCGATCAGAGGGCTCAGGCTGATAAAGCTGCTCTGGTGGAGAGGATCGCGTATTTAGAGGATGAGCTGCGCATGCTGAGGACTAACCCACACAATGACTGCTAA
- the ankrd6b gene encoding ankyrin repeat domain-containing protein 6b isoform X3 has protein sequence MSQQDAAEVLALSERLLIASHKGQADNVVQLINKGAKVAVTKYGRSPLHLAAYKGHMEVVRVLLKAGCDLDIQDDGEQTALHRAAVVGNSDVVRALIQEGCALDRQDKDGNAALHEVSWHGFSQSVKLLVKAGANVHAKNKAGNTALHLACQNGHAQSSKVLLLGGSRPDSKNHAGDTCLHVAARYNHVATIRILLGAFCSVSDKNLVGDTPLHVAAALNHKKTVHLLLEAGADSHICNNAGQTALDQARDHNNPEVALLLTKAPQVQSFVRGRSVRKRRDKLKAEGRAQSVPRGEMLPCKDSPSGADDSQSSDRAACRRAEPTQSSTRKGKTRKQKEKPSLSDPLRRRETRHSEAIHKRKSKLQGAFPHSSVPPHNYKAYQLYTLYRGKDGKIMQAPLNGCRCEPLINKLENQLEATKEEMKTEILTVQDLMNNKMGQLDRKNIHQIRALDKMMVERVSAERSECLQRMEEWALQERLEAEKRQQASLVSDLKSWCLSKLQNMEFRITRDPGTTKLQRCSSLSEGLNKVGRDDHTLPPAEQVCTDLHNNPTLLESGQEEPSVADSGTASHYFVVHVESSPDADKAHKEEVTSLAAAKSPLSSVQVVRPKERPVISAEALRKKPDLQSVEESGGGRHRASSLSPSTERRCSSKTEAGLRDRERGRGRGRHHKKHSQTRTRSKGHAGVRTLEVFGDQPSGSSFVQERDNMHAMEVTQYFFEAVSTQMERWYERKVQEARWQADQRAQADKAALVERIAYLEDELRMLRTNPHNDC, from the exons TATGGCAGAAGTCCTCTGCACTTGGCTGCCTACAAAGGCCACATGGAGGTCGTGCGTGTCCTCCTGAAAGCGGGCTGCGACCTGGACATCCAAGATGAT GGAGAACAGACTGCTCTGCATCGTGCTGCTGTGGTGGGAAACAGCGACGTTGTCAGAGCTCTCATCCAGGAAGGATGCGCCCTGGACAGGCAGGATAAG GACGGCAACGCGGCCCTTCATGAGGTTTCCTGGCACGGTTTCAGTCAGTCCGTCAAACTGCTGGTGAAGGCTGGAGCCAACGTCCACGCCAAAAACAAG GCTGGGAACACAGCGCTCCACCTTGCATGCCAGAATGGTCACGCTCAGAGCTCCAAGGTTCTGCTCCTGGGAGGCTCCAGGCCCGACAGCAAGAACCAT GCAGGTGATACGTGTCTGCATGTGGCCGCTCGCTACAACCACGTGGCGACGATCCGGATCCTGCTGGGAGCGTTCTGCTCCGTCTCCGACAAGAACCTG GTCGGGGATACTCCGCTACATGTGGCCGCCGCTCTGAATCATAAGAAGACTGTCCATCTGCTGCTGGAGGCTGGAGCAGACAGTCACATCTGCAACAAT GCAGGTCAGACAGCCTTGGACCAGGCTAGAGATCACAACAACCCAGAGGTGGCTCTTCTTCTCACCAAAGCTCCTCAG GTCCAGAGCTTTGTGCGTGGAAGGAGTGTGAGGAAGAGGCGGGACAAGCTGAAGGCAGAAGGCAGGGCTCAGTCGGTTCCCAGAGGTGAAATGTTACCCTGCAAG GACAGCCCATCTGGTGCAGACGACAGCCAGAGCAGCgacagagcagcctgcaggcgaGCCGAGCCGACCCAGTCCAGCACCAGGAAGGGCAAGACCcggaagcagaaagaaaag CCCTCGTTGTCCGACCCTCTTCGTCGCAGAGAGACCAGGCACAGTGAAGCCATTCACAAAAGGAAAAGTAAGCTGCAAGGAGCATTTCCTCATTCATCAGTGCCTCCACACAACTATAAAGCTTATCAGCTCTACACGCTGTACCGTGGCAAAGATGGCAAGATCATGCAG GCTCCTCTGAATGGCTGCCGCTGTGAACCTCTCATTAATAAACTGGAAAACCAGCTGGAGGCCACCAAGGAGGAAATGAAGACTGAGATCCTCACTGTTCAAGACCTGATGAACAACAAGATGGGCCAGCTGGACCGCAAGAACATACACCAG ATCCGAGCTCTGGATAAGATGATGGTGGAGAGGGTGTCTGCAGAGAGGAGCGAGTGTCTGCAGAGGATGGAGGAGTGGGCCCTGCAGGAGCGACTGGAGGCTGAGAAGAGACAG CAGGCGTCTCTAGTCAGTGACCTGAAGAGCTGGTGTTTGTCCAAACTGCAGAACATGGAGTTTCGCATCACCAGGGACCCCGGCACCACCAAGCTCCAGCGCTGCTCCTCTCTATCTGAAGGTCTGAACAAAGTAGGCAGAGACGACCACACCCTGCCTCCTGCTGAACAGGTCTGCACAGATCTCCACAACAACCCTACGCTCCTGGAATCTGGCCAAGAGGAGCCCAGTGTGGCGGACAGCGGAACAGCCAGCCACTACTTTGTGGTTCATGTGGAAAGCTCTCCAG ATGCTGATAAGGCTCATAAAGAGGAAGTTACCTCTCTAGCAGCAGCAAAGAGCCCACTGTCCTCCGTCCAGGTGGTTCGGCCAAAGGAGCGTCCAGTGATCTCTGCAGAGGCCCTGAGGAAGAAGCCGGACCTGCAGAGCGTGGAGGAGAGTGGGGGAGGCcgccacagagccagcagcctgTCTCCATCCACAGAGCGGCGCTGCAGCAGCAAGACCGAAGCAGGGCTCAGAGACCGGGAACGTGGCCGCGGCAGAGGCAGGCACCACAAGAAGCACTCCCAGACCAGGACTAGGTCCAAAGGGCATGCAGGGGTCAGGACCCTGGAGGTTTTTGGAGACCAGCCCAGTGGATCCTCCTTTGTTCAGGAGAGGGACAACATGCATGCTATGGAAGTGACCCAGTACTTCTTCGAGGCGGTGTCAACGCAGATGGAGCGCTGGTACGAGAGGAAGGTGCAGGAGGCTCGCTGGCAGGCCGATCAGAGGGCTCAGGCTGATAAAGCTGCTCTGGTGGAGAGGATCGCGTATTTAGAGGATGAGCTGCGCATGCTGAGGACTAACCCACACAATGACTGCTAA
- the ankrd6b gene encoding ankyrin repeat domain-containing protein 6b isoform X6 — MSQQDAAEVLALSERLLIASHKGQADNVVQLINKGAKVAVTKYGRSPLHLAAYKGHMEVVRVLLKAGCDLDIQDDGEQTALHRAAVVGNSDVVRALIQEGCALDRQDKDGNAALHEVSWHGFSQSVKLLVKAGANVHAKNKAGNTALHLACQNGHAQSSKVLLLGGSRPDSKNHAGDTCLHVAARYNHVATIRILLGAFCSVSDKNLVGDTPLHVAAALNHKKTVHLLLEAGADSHICNNAGQTALDQARDHNNPEVALLLTKAPQVQSFVRGRSVRKRRDKLKAEGRAQSVPRGEMLPCKDSPSGADDSQSSDRAACRRAEPTQSSTRKGKTRKQKEKPSLSDPLRRRETRHSEAIHKRKSKLQGAFPHSSVPPHNYKAYQLYTLYRGKDGKIMQAPLNGCRCEPLINKLENQLEATKEEMKTEILTVQDLMNNKMGQLDRKNIHQIRALDKMMVERVSAERSECLQRMEEWALQERLEAEKRQASLVSDLKSWCLSKLQNMEFRITRDPGTTKLQRCSSLSEGLNKVGRDDHTLPPAEQVCTDLHNNPTLLESGQEEPSVADSGTASHYFVVHVESSPDADKAHKEEVTSLAAAKSPLSSVQVVRPKERPVISAEALRKKPDLQSVEESGGGRHRASSLSPSTERRCSSKTEAGLRDRERGRGRGRHHKKHSQTRTRSKGHAGVRTLEVFGDQPSGSSFVQERDNMHAMEVTQYFFEAVSTQMERWYERKVQEARWQADQRAQADKAALVERIAYLEDELRMLRTNPHNDC; from the exons TATGGCAGAAGTCCTCTGCACTTGGCTGCCTACAAAGGCCACATGGAGGTCGTGCGTGTCCTCCTGAAAGCGGGCTGCGACCTGGACATCCAAGATGAT GGAGAACAGACTGCTCTGCATCGTGCTGCTGTGGTGGGAAACAGCGACGTTGTCAGAGCTCTCATCCAGGAAGGATGCGCCCTGGACAGGCAGGATAAG GACGGCAACGCGGCCCTTCATGAGGTTTCCTGGCACGGTTTCAGTCAGTCCGTCAAACTGCTGGTGAAGGCTGGAGCCAACGTCCACGCCAAAAACAAG GCTGGGAACACAGCGCTCCACCTTGCATGCCAGAATGGTCACGCTCAGAGCTCCAAGGTTCTGCTCCTGGGAGGCTCCAGGCCCGACAGCAAGAACCAT GCAGGTGATACGTGTCTGCATGTGGCCGCTCGCTACAACCACGTGGCGACGATCCGGATCCTGCTGGGAGCGTTCTGCTCCGTCTCCGACAAGAACCTG GTCGGGGATACTCCGCTACATGTGGCCGCCGCTCTGAATCATAAGAAGACTGTCCATCTGCTGCTGGAGGCTGGAGCAGACAGTCACATCTGCAACAAT GCAGGTCAGACAGCCTTGGACCAGGCTAGAGATCACAACAACCCAGAGGTGGCTCTTCTTCTCACCAAAGCTCCTCAG GTCCAGAGCTTTGTGCGTGGAAGGAGTGTGAGGAAGAGGCGGGACAAGCTGAAGGCAGAAGGCAGGGCTCAGTCGGTTCCCAGAGGTGAAATGTTACCCTGCAAG GACAGCCCATCTGGTGCAGACGACAGCCAGAGCAGCgacagagcagcctgcaggcgaGCCGAGCCGACCCAGTCCAGCACCAGGAAGGGCAAGACCcggaagcagaaagaaaag CCCTCGTTGTCCGACCCTCTTCGTCGCAGAGAGACCAGGCACAGTGAAGCCATTCACAAAAGGAAAAGTAAGCTGCAAGGAGCATTTCCTCATTCATCAGTGCCTCCACACAACTATAAAGCTTATCAGCTCTACACGCTGTACCGTGGCAAAGATGGCAAGATCATGCAG GCTCCTCTGAATGGCTGCCGCTGTGAACCTCTCATTAATAAACTGGAAAACCAGCTGGAGGCCACCAAGGAGGAAATGAAGACTGAGATCCTCACTGTTCAAGACCTGATGAACAACAAGATGGGCCAGCTGGACCGCAAGAACATACACCAG ATCCGAGCTCTGGATAAGATGATGGTGGAGAGGGTGTCTGCAGAGAGGAGCGAGTGTCTGCAGAGGATGGAGGAGTGGGCCCTGCAGGAGCGACTGGAGGCTGAGAAGAGACAG GCGTCTCTAGTCAGTGACCTGAAGAGCTGGTGTTTGTCCAAACTGCAGAACATGGAGTTTCGCATCACCAGGGACCCCGGCACCACCAAGCTCCAGCGCTGCTCCTCTCTATCTGAAGGTCTGAACAAAGTAGGCAGAGACGACCACACCCTGCCTCCTGCTGAACAGGTCTGCACAGATCTCCACAACAACCCTACGCTCCTGGAATCTGGCCAAGAGGAGCCCAGTGTGGCGGACAGCGGAACAGCCAGCCACTACTTTGTGGTTCATGTGGAAAGCTCTCCAG ATGCTGATAAGGCTCATAAAGAGGAAGTTACCTCTCTAGCAGCAGCAAAGAGCCCACTGTCCTCCGTCCAGGTGGTTCGGCCAAAGGAGCGTCCAGTGATCTCTGCAGAGGCCCTGAGGAAGAAGCCGGACCTGCAGAGCGTGGAGGAGAGTGGGGGAGGCcgccacagagccagcagcctgTCTCCATCCACAGAGCGGCGCTGCAGCAGCAAGACCGAAGCAGGGCTCAGAGACCGGGAACGTGGCCGCGGCAGAGGCAGGCACCACAAGAAGCACTCCCAGACCAGGACTAGGTCCAAAGGGCATGCAGGGGTCAGGACCCTGGAGGTTTTTGGAGACCAGCCCAGTGGATCCTCCTTTGTTCAGGAGAGGGACAACATGCATGCTATGGAAGTGACCCAGTACTTCTTCGAGGCGGTGTCAACGCAGATGGAGCGCTGGTACGAGAGGAAGGTGCAGGAGGCTCGCTGGCAGGCCGATCAGAGGGCTCAGGCTGATAAAGCTGCTCTGGTGGAGAGGATCGCGTATTTAGAGGATGAGCTGCGCATGCTGAGGACTAACCCACACAATGACTGCTAA